The Streptomyces albofaciens JCM 4342 genome has a segment encoding these proteins:
- a CDS encoding class I adenylate-forming enzyme family protein, giving the protein MTTAASTLPGLLAARAAATPERAALEHQGGAVTWAGLAARVRRARIRLRSAGHRPGARVGILARNRPGTLVDLLASVAEGGEVLLYDERATAHEHRQVAALAGVSDWLPPSAAGRTEDPPGSGGTPPGEPGETGRAPFFGLVTSGTGGLPKVVRKHWGATLANAENFAALAGYRGDDRILCTTPLHHAYAFGVAVLPALITGATLVFAPHPAAPATLARTLRDSRATVVQSVPFLYRALLDCGEPSAPSALRVCVSAGEPLSAELAGAWAAAAGVPLRDQYGSTEFGQIGYAADAPGGPLRLVPGIEARLRAPDGTWLTAPGPDRTGELYLRQSDAGPVTYWGPPGLGEACHADGWFRTGDTGRLPAPGRIVVEGRTTRRISVAGRKVDPDEVERELRAVPGVRDCRVAAPPEGSAGHGDRFVAFVAVDPGVTETAVRRHLARTLSSYKVPTRFHLCDALPRTGTGKVHMARLWQYADRAPVPGSGREAAR; this is encoded by the coding sequence GTGACCACTGCCGCGTCCACCCTGCCCGGCCTGCTCGCGGCGCGCGCCGCGGCGACCCCGGAGCGCGCCGCGCTGGAGCACCAGGGCGGCGCCGTGACCTGGGCCGGGCTGGCCGCCCGAGTGCGCCGGGCCCGGATCCGGCTGCGGAGCGCCGGGCACCGGCCCGGGGCCCGGGTCGGCATACTGGCCCGCAACCGTCCCGGCACGCTCGTCGACCTGCTCGCCTCAGTCGCCGAGGGCGGGGAGGTCCTGCTGTACGACGAGCGGGCCACCGCCCACGAACACCGTCAGGTGGCCGCGCTCGCCGGGGTGTCCGACTGGCTCCCGCCCTCGGCCGCCGGCCGCACCGAAGACCCGCCGGGCAGCGGAGGCACGCCGCCCGGGGAACCCGGGGAAACCGGCCGGGCGCCGTTTTTCGGCCTGGTCACGTCGGGCACCGGCGGGCTGCCCAAAGTGGTGCGCAAGCACTGGGGGGCGACCCTCGCGAACGCGGAGAACTTCGCCGCGCTCGCCGGATACCGCGGCGACGACCGGATCCTGTGCACCACCCCGCTGCACCACGCCTACGCGTTCGGGGTGGCCGTGCTGCCGGCCCTGATCACCGGCGCCACGCTGGTGTTCGCGCCGCACCCGGCCGCCCCGGCGACGCTCGCCCGTACCCTTCGCGACAGCCGCGCCACCGTCGTGCAGAGCGTGCCGTTCCTCTACCGGGCCCTGCTCGACTGCGGCGAGCCGTCGGCCCCTTCGGCCCTGCGCGTCTGCGTCAGCGCGGGCGAGCCGCTCTCCGCCGAGCTGGCCGGCGCCTGGGCCGCTGCCGCCGGCGTACCGCTGCGCGACCAGTACGGGTCCACCGAGTTCGGCCAGATCGGGTACGCCGCCGACGCCCCCGGCGGCCCGCTGCGGCTGGTGCCGGGCATCGAGGCGCGGCTGCGCGCCCCCGACGGCACCTGGCTCACCGCGCCGGGCCCGGACCGCACCGGCGAGCTGTACCTGCGCCAGTCCGACGCCGGGCCCGTCACGTACTGGGGCCCGCCCGGGCTCGGCGAGGCCTGCCACGCCGACGGCTGGTTCCGCACCGGGGACACCGGACGGCTGCCGGCGCCCGGCCGGATCGTCGTCGAAGGCCGGACCACGCGGCGCATCTCGGTGGCCGGGCGCAAGGTCGACCCGGACGAGGTGGAGCGGGAGCTGCGCGCCGTGCCGGGGGTGCGCGACTGCCGGGTGGCCGCGCCGCCCGAAGGGAGCGCCGGGCACGGCGACCGGTTCGTGGCCTTCGTGGCCGTCGACCCCGGGGTCACCGAGACAGCGGTGCGCCGGCACCTGGCGCGCACCCTTTCCTCGTACAAGGTGCCCACCCGGTTCCATCTGTGCGACGCCCTGCCGCGCACCGGCACGGGCAAGGTGCACATGGCCCGCCTGTGGCAGTACGCCGACCGGGCCCCCGTACCGGGTTCCGGCCGGGAGGCGGCCCGATGA
- a CDS encoding SDR family oxidoreductase — MTHRNGPPGRSALVFGGSRGIGLATAHALAEQGHRVTVAARGVADGGTGPAGFPAVRCDVTDSAQVDAAFTRTEARQGPVQIAVASAGIRQDGLLQRTDEASFRRVVDANLTGSWRIVRRAAPAMAEHAWGRLVLVSSVAAVLGTAGQVSYAAAKAGLGGLARSAARELGPHGVTCNIVLPGFVDTALTSDLAPRRRDAVVAATPLRRAGRPEEIAAVIAFLASEAAGYVTGAVVPADGGLAMGH; from the coding sequence ATGACCCACCGGAACGGGCCGCCCGGCCGCTCCGCCCTGGTGTTCGGCGGCAGCCGGGGCATCGGACTGGCCACCGCGCACGCCCTGGCCGAGCAGGGCCACCGGGTGACCGTCGCCGCCCGGGGCGTCGCCGACGGCGGGACGGGCCCCGCCGGTTTCCCCGCCGTGCGCTGCGATGTGACCGACAGCGCCCAGGTCGACGCCGCGTTCACCCGTACCGAGGCCCGGCAGGGACCGGTGCAGATCGCCGTGGCGAGTGCGGGCATCCGCCAGGACGGGCTGCTCCAGCGCACCGACGAGGCGTCGTTCCGGCGGGTGGTCGACGCCAACCTCACCGGGTCCTGGCGGATCGTGCGCCGCGCCGCGCCCGCGATGGCCGAGCACGCCTGGGGCCGGCTGGTCCTCGTCTCCTCCGTCGCCGCGGTGCTCGGCACGGCCGGCCAGGTCTCCTACGCGGCGGCCAAGGCCGGGCTGGGCGGACTGGCCCGCAGCGCCGCACGTGAGCTGGGCCCGCACGGAGTGACCTGCAACATCGTCCTGCCCGGCTTCGTCGACACCGCCCTCACCTCGGACCTGGCGCCGCGCCGCAGGGACGCCGTCGTGGCCGCCACCCCGCTGCGGCGGGCCGGCCGCCCGGAGGAGATCGCCGCCGTGATCGCGTTCCTCGCGTCCGAGGCCGCGGGCTATGTCACCGGCGCGGTGGTCCCGGCCGACGGGGGGCTCGCGATGGGCCACTGA
- a CDS encoding ACP S-malonyltransferase has product MTGRTEAAAPVYEAVTSGSYALLFPGAGAQLPAMARRLCRSFEEAADVLERADKATGLGLARLCREGTPAELAAPEVSHPAIVATGLAAAAALRRHLGARWTPPALVGGHSLGHFAALVEAGCLDFDDALRLVARRARLMGEQARLRPALMASVGGVPPERVAAWCAACPPEHGVAVPACFNGPEQTVVSGDTAAVRWVGARAEEEAACRVRELTAGVASHSPLMDPVQRELRPGLAAVALAPPAVPVLLNSTGLATRDTGALRTDLLDQLTVPVRWNDALRTVVAAGLTVVLDTGPGQVLARAAALHPELAPVALNFMRPLEKAVPLP; this is encoded by the coding sequence ATGACCGGGCGGACGGAGGCGGCCGCGCCGGTGTACGAGGCGGTCACATCCGGCAGCTACGCACTGCTCTTCCCGGGAGCGGGGGCTCAACTGCCCGCGATGGCGCGGAGGCTGTGCCGTTCCTTCGAGGAAGCGGCCGACGTGCTGGAGCGCGCCGACAAGGCCACCGGGCTCGGTCTGGCGCGGTTGTGCCGGGAGGGCACGCCTGCCGAGCTGGCGGCCCCGGAGGTCTCCCACCCGGCGATCGTGGCCACCGGCCTCGCGGCCGCCGCCGCGCTGCGCCGGCACCTGGGGGCACGCTGGACGCCTCCGGCCCTCGTCGGCGGGCACAGCCTGGGGCACTTCGCCGCTCTCGTCGAGGCGGGCTGCCTGGACTTCGACGACGCGCTGCGCCTGGTCGCCCGGCGCGCCCGGCTGATGGGCGAGCAGGCCCGGCTGCGGCCGGCCCTGATGGCCTCCGTGGGCGGTGTGCCGCCCGAGCGGGTGGCCGCCTGGTGCGCCGCCTGTCCTCCGGAGCACGGCGTGGCGGTGCCGGCCTGCTTCAACGGCCCGGAGCAGACGGTGGTGTCCGGCGACACGGCCGCCGTGCGCTGGGTCGGCGCCCGGGCCGAGGAGGAAGCGGCGTGCCGGGTACGGGAGTTGACGGCGGGCGTCGCCTCGCACTCCCCGCTGATGGACCCCGTGCAGCGGGAACTGCGGCCCGGCCTGGCGGCCGTCGCCCTGGCGCCGCCTGCCGTCCCCGTCCTGCTGAACAGCACCGGGCTGGCCACCCGCGACACCGGTGCGCTGCGCACGGACCTGCTGGACCAGCTCACCGTGCCGGTGCGCTGGAACGACGCCCTGCGCACGGTCGTCGCCGCCGGCCTCACCGTGGTGCTGGACACCGGCCCCGGCCAGGTCCTCGCCCGCGCCGCCGCGCTGCACCCCGAACTCGCTCCCGTCGCGCTGAACTTCATGCGCCCGCTGGAGAAGGCGGTGCCGCTGCCATGA